From a region of the Gossypium raimondii isolate GPD5lz chromosome 10, ASM2569854v1, whole genome shotgun sequence genome:
- the LOC105777330 gene encoding auxin-responsive protein IAA9 isoform X1, with the protein MSPLLLGVEEEGQTRVSSPSVECISQNGLGIREWNYLGLSDFCSVDSSGVPDDNGNNLNLKATELRLGLPGSQSPERETELCFLNSGKLDEKTLFPLLPSKDGICSSSQKSVVTGNKRGFSEVKGTIYTEKKWMGSGAVPDSQYLQPVSHGKYSVAQASVKKDGPANEIQEQPCTSNGTKVNRTDISNNSSAPTANRAQVVGWPPIRSFRTKTLTTSSKNNDEVDGKPGPGTLFVKVSMDGAPYLRKVDLRMYSTYQELSSALEKMFSCFTLGQCGAHGTPGKEILSESKLKDLLHGSEYVLTYEDKDGDWMLVGDVPWEMFIETCRRLKIMKSADAIGLAPKAMDKSKKDC; encoded by the exons ATGTCTCCGCTGTTGCTTGGTGTGGAGGAGGAAGGGCAGACTAGGGTTTCTTCTCCATCTGTTGAATGTATCTCCCAAAATGGCTTGGGGATAAGGGAGTGGAATTATCTTGGATTATCAGATTTTTGTTCAGTTGACAGCTCCGGTGTCCCGGATGATAATGGGAATAACCTGAATTTGAAAGCCACAGAGCTGAGGCTTGGTCTTCCTGGATCCCAGTCCCCTGAGAGAGAAACTGAGCTTTGCTTTCTAAACTCGGGAAAACTTGATGAGAAGACACTGTTTCCTCTACTTCCTTCTAAAGATGGAATCTGCTCATCATCCCAGAAAAGTGTTGTTACTGGAAACAAAAGGGGATTCTCTGAGGTGAAAGGCACCATATACACTGAAAAAAAATGGATGGGTTCTGGAGCTGTTCCGGATTCTCAATATCTGCAACCTGTGTCACATGGAAAATACTCTGTAGCTCAAGCATCTGTAAAGAAAGACGGGCCTGCAAATGAGATACAAGAACAGCCTTGCACCAGTAATGGAACCAAAGTCAACCGAACTGACATTTCTAACAACAGCAGTGCACCTACTGCCAA CAGGGCTCAGGTTGTTGGTTGGCCTCCAATAAGATCATTTAGGACTAAAACACTGACCACTTCTTCAAAAAACAATGACGAAGTTGATGGAAAACCGGGACCTGGTACTCTTTTTGTCAAGGTCAGTATGGATGGAGCTCCTTATCTGAGGAAGGTAGATTTGAGAATGTATTCAACTTACCAGGAACTGTCTTCTGCTCTTGAGAAGATGTTCAGCTGTTTCACCCTTG GTCAATGTGGGGCTCATGGTACTCCTGGGAAGGAAATCTTGAGTGAGAGCAAGTTGAAGGATCTTTTGCATGGATCGGAATATGTGCTTACATACGAGGATAAAGATGGTGACTGGATGCTGGTTGGGGATGTTCCATGGGA GATGTTTATTGAAACATGCAGGAGGCTGAAAATAATGAAGAGTGCTGATGCGATCGGATTAG CTCCTAAAGCAATGGACAAGTCCAAGAAAGACTGTTAG
- the LOC105777330 gene encoding auxin-responsive protein IAA9 isoform X2 has product MSPLLLGVEEEGQTRVSSPSVECISQNGLGIREWNYLGLSDFCSVDSSGVPDDNGNNLNLKATELRLGLPGSQSPERETELCFLNSGKLDEKTLFPLLPSKDGICSSSQKSVVTGNKRGFSEVKGTIYTEKKWMGSGAVPDSQYLQPVSHGKYSVAQASVKKDGPANEIQEQPCTSNGTKVNRTDISNNSSAPTAKAQVVGWPPIRSFRTKTLTTSSKNNDEVDGKPGPGTLFVKVSMDGAPYLRKVDLRMYSTYQELSSALEKMFSCFTLGQCGAHGTPGKEILSESKLKDLLHGSEYVLTYEDKDGDWMLVGDVPWEMFIETCRRLKIMKSADAIGLAPKAMDKSKKDC; this is encoded by the exons ATGTCTCCGCTGTTGCTTGGTGTGGAGGAGGAAGGGCAGACTAGGGTTTCTTCTCCATCTGTTGAATGTATCTCCCAAAATGGCTTGGGGATAAGGGAGTGGAATTATCTTGGATTATCAGATTTTTGTTCAGTTGACAGCTCCGGTGTCCCGGATGATAATGGGAATAACCTGAATTTGAAAGCCACAGAGCTGAGGCTTGGTCTTCCTGGATCCCAGTCCCCTGAGAGAGAAACTGAGCTTTGCTTTCTAAACTCGGGAAAACTTGATGAGAAGACACTGTTTCCTCTACTTCCTTCTAAAGATGGAATCTGCTCATCATCCCAGAAAAGTGTTGTTACTGGAAACAAAAGGGGATTCTCTGAGGTGAAAGGCACCATATACACTGAAAAAAAATGGATGGGTTCTGGAGCTGTTCCGGATTCTCAATATCTGCAACCTGTGTCACATGGAAAATACTCTGTAGCTCAAGCATCTGTAAAGAAAGACGGGCCTGCAAATGAGATACAAGAACAGCCTTGCACCAGTAATGGAACCAAAGTCAACCGAACTGACATTTCTAACAACAGCAGTGCACCTACTGCCAA GGCTCAGGTTGTTGGTTGGCCTCCAATAAGATCATTTAGGACTAAAACACTGACCACTTCTTCAAAAAACAATGACGAAGTTGATGGAAAACCGGGACCTGGTACTCTTTTTGTCAAGGTCAGTATGGATGGAGCTCCTTATCTGAGGAAGGTAGATTTGAGAATGTATTCAACTTACCAGGAACTGTCTTCTGCTCTTGAGAAGATGTTCAGCTGTTTCACCCTTG GTCAATGTGGGGCTCATGGTACTCCTGGGAAGGAAATCTTGAGTGAGAGCAAGTTGAAGGATCTTTTGCATGGATCGGAATATGTGCTTACATACGAGGATAAAGATGGTGACTGGATGCTGGTTGGGGATGTTCCATGGGA GATGTTTATTGAAACATGCAGGAGGCTGAAAATAATGAAGAGTGCTGATGCGATCGGATTAG CTCCTAAAGCAATGGACAAGTCCAAGAAAGACTGTTAG